The DNA region GGCTGCGCGAGGCTCTTGCCGCCGTGGGCAACACCACGGACGTGGAGCGAGTCCTGGTTACCACCGCCGACGCGGCCGAGTCGTGGGGCTTCCACGGCTCGCCGTCGGTCCTGGTGGACGGGGAAGACCCGTTCGCCGAGCCTGGCGCGCCGGTGGGCTGTCGTGCCGGCTGTATCGCACCCCTGCCGGGGTCAGCGGCTCCCCGACAGTCGGGCAGCTGGTCGAGGTGCT from Cellulomonas sp. KRMCY2 includes:
- a CDS encoding thioredoxin family protein: MRIQLLYFDECPSWQVADARLREALAAVGNTTDVERVLVTTADAAESWGFHGSPSVLVDGEDPFAEPGAPVGCRAGCIAPLPGSAAPRQSGSWSRCSPRG